From one Bdellovibrionales bacterium CG10_big_fil_rev_8_21_14_0_10_45_34 genomic stretch:
- a CDS encoding DNA starvation/stationary phase protection protein encodes MAYPIDIGIPEVERKKIASELGVLLADSYTLYLKTHNYHWNVTGPMFNTLHLMFETQYTELATAVDVIAERIRSLGEPAPGSYHAFSRLTNVKEEDSLPGAHEMISNLVTAHETVVRSARKIFPVAEKSSDEATCDLLTQRIQLHEKTAWMLRSLLED; translated from the coding sequence ATGGCATATCCCATTGATATTGGCATCCCTGAAGTAGAAAGAAAGAAAATCGCGTCAGAGTTGGGAGTGTTGTTAGCGGATAGCTACACACTGTATCTGAAAACTCACAATTACCACTGGAATGTAACTGGGCCCATGTTCAACACTCTTCATTTAATGTTTGAAACTCAGTACACAGAGCTTGCTACCGCAGTAGATGTTATCGCTGAAAGAATTCGCTCATTGGGCGAACCAGCTCCAGGCAGCTATCACGCTTTCTCTCGCTTAACGAATGTAAAAGAAGAAGACAGCCTTCCGGGCGCCCATGAAATGATTTCGAACTTGGTGACGGCGCATGAAACCGTCGTTCGATCCGCTCGAAAGATATTTCCCGTTGCAGAGAAGTCTTCAGACGAAGCCACTTGCGATCTTTTAACACAAAGAATTCAGCTTCATGAAAAGACAGCTTGGATGCTACGCAGCCTTCTAGAAGATTAA
- a CDS encoding large conductance mechanosensitive channel protein MscL, which yields MRGFFGFLKNYNVIGLVIAVIVGGKLNELVSSLVDDLIVPVILNPVLVSTGAQNIRELNYNGVLYGKVIASLIDFLVIAIIVYLFAKFVLKEQEVSKK from the coding sequence ATGAGGGGATTTTTTGGCTTTCTTAAAAACTATAATGTGATCGGACTTGTTATTGCCGTAATAGTTGGCGGCAAACTTAATGAATTGGTGTCTAGTTTAGTTGATGATCTCATTGTACCGGTGATTCTAAATCCAGTTCTCGTCTCGACAGGTGCACAGAACATCCGGGAACTTAACTACAATGGAGTTTTGTACGGTAAGGTGATTGCATCCCTGATAGACTTTCTAGTTATCGCTATTATCGTATATCTTTTCGCTAAATTTGTTCTTAAGGAGCAAGAGGTTAGCAAAAAATAG
- a CDS encoding sodium-translocating pyrophosphatase, with protein sequence MTYLLGLITFLASQIALGAGDASLQLPSLHDVEFTVLGTTLSGSGILWLGIVVSVLGIVFGVLEFLKIKGLPAHKSLTEVSELIYQTCKAYMIQQGRFLVYLELLVGAAIFYYFYVLTDLELPKVALILMWSVLGILGSYGVAWFGIRINNYANAKTAFASLRAKPFETMGIPLRAGVSIGVLLICVELILLIAILLFVSPASAGACFIGFAIGESLGASALRIGGGIFTKIADIGADMMKIAFNIKEDDARNPGVIADCVGDNAGDSVGPTADGFETYGVTAVALISFISLAVGMQFDPFGGLEMMYNGEDIQARLILWVFFLAAMMIVSSVGSHFINYAFSKVRFASKDSFDFESPLTTLLWLNCGISIVVTFVATYLLLGGLEGGLWLPLASIIGCGTLAAGLIPEVTKVFTSSKSIHVQEIVEASRQGGASLNILAGLVAGNFSAFWKGMVFVGLMFAVYYISTLGLGEIMVYPSIFAFGLVAFGFLSMAPVTIAVDSYGPVTDNAQSVFELSTIEALPGIKEEVQKTYGFLPDFERGKHNLEANDSAGNTFKATAKPVLIGTAVLGATTMIFSIILLLQLRLDLIDPKVLLGLMTGGAVIYWFSGATIQAVSTGAHRAVEFIKATIKLDGGSKASVEDSQKVVTICTQYAQKGMINIFGVVFSFTLAFACFDPTFFASYLVSIAVFGLYQAMFMANAGGAWDNAKKVVEVDLGEKGTALHAATVVGDTVGDPYKDTSSVALNPVIKFTTLFGLLAVQIAASSGSIATYFGIGFFLVGLFFVYRSFYGMRIHS encoded by the coding sequence ATGACCTATTTATTGGGCCTCATCACTTTTTTGGCCAGCCAAATTGCATTGGGTGCCGGAGACGCTAGTCTCCAATTGCCCTCACTTCACGATGTTGAGTTTACAGTTCTTGGAACGACATTGTCGGGGTCAGGGATTCTATGGCTTGGCATAGTAGTTTCAGTCCTCGGTATCGTATTCGGGGTTCTGGAGTTTCTAAAAATCAAAGGCCTGCCCGCTCATAAAAGCTTAACCGAGGTTTCTGAGCTTATTTACCAAACCTGCAAAGCTTATATGATTCAGCAGGGTCGCTTTCTTGTGTATCTGGAGCTTCTCGTAGGAGCCGCAATATTCTATTACTTTTATGTCTTAACGGATTTGGAACTTCCTAAAGTCGCTTTGATTTTGATGTGGTCGGTTTTGGGTATTCTGGGATCTTACGGGGTCGCGTGGTTTGGAATTCGAATTAACAATTACGCCAACGCAAAGACGGCCTTTGCCAGCCTGCGTGCGAAACCCTTCGAAACGATGGGAATCCCATTACGCGCGGGTGTTTCAATAGGTGTTCTTCTCATTTGTGTGGAGCTTATACTGCTTATTGCAATCTTGCTTTTCGTCTCTCCGGCGTCCGCAGGTGCATGCTTTATCGGTTTTGCCATTGGCGAATCGCTCGGAGCGTCGGCACTACGGATTGGTGGCGGCATATTTACCAAGATCGCTGATATCGGCGCCGATATGATGAAAATTGCATTTAACATCAAAGAAGATGACGCTCGCAATCCAGGGGTTATTGCTGATTGTGTTGGTGATAATGCAGGTGATTCTGTTGGACCAACTGCCGATGGCTTTGAAACCTATGGCGTGACCGCTGTTGCATTGATCAGTTTTATCTCTTTGGCTGTAGGAATGCAGTTTGATCCGTTTGGCGGTCTTGAGATGATGTACAACGGCGAAGACATCCAGGCTCGTTTGATCCTGTGGGTGTTTTTCTTAGCGGCTATGATGATTGTAAGCTCTGTAGGATCACATTTTATCAATTACGCTTTCTCAAAGGTCCGATTTGCATCGAAAGATAGTTTCGATTTTGAATCACCACTGACTACTTTGTTGTGGCTGAATTGCGGTATTTCGATTGTCGTCACTTTTGTTGCGACGTACTTGCTTTTAGGTGGTCTAGAAGGCGGCCTGTGGTTGCCACTAGCATCGATTATCGGCTGCGGAACACTAGCGGCGGGATTGATTCCAGAAGTCACCAAGGTCTTCACTTCGAGTAAATCAATACATGTTCAAGAGATCGTAGAAGCTAGCCGACAGGGTGGGGCTTCTTTGAACATTCTTGCGGGCTTGGTTGCGGGCAATTTCAGTGCTTTTTGGAAAGGCATGGTTTTTGTCGGCCTTATGTTTGCAGTTTATTATATTTCGACACTCGGTCTTGGCGAAATCATGGTTTACCCATCTATATTTGCTTTTGGTCTTGTGGCCTTTGGTTTTTTATCTATGGCCCCAGTTACAATTGCCGTCGACTCTTATGGCCCGGTTACCGACAATGCGCAGAGCGTTTTTGAACTCTCAACTATTGAGGCACTTCCGGGCATTAAAGAAGAGGTCCAAAAAACTTATGGTTTTTTGCCTGACTTCGAAAGAGGGAAACACAATTTAGAAGCTAATGATTCGGCGGGCAATACGTTCAAGGCAACTGCAAAGCCAGTTCTCATCGGAACTGCCGTATTAGGCGCGACAACGATGATTTTCTCGATAATTTTGCTGCTTCAGCTTCGACTTGATCTCATTGATCCCAAAGTTCTGTTGGGTCTAATGACTGGCGGAGCAGTGATTTATTGGTTCTCTGGAGCAACAATTCAGGCCGTATCAACCGGTGCACACAGAGCTGTTGAGTTTATTAAGGCAACTATCAAACTCGACGGAGGGAGCAAAGCGTCTGTGGAGGATTCTCAAAAGGTTGTGACCATTTGTACGCAGTATGCTCAAAAAGGGATGATCAACATTTTTGGCGTCGTATTTAGTTTTACGCTGGCATTTGCATGTTTTGATCCAACATTTTTTGCATCCTATCTTGTTTCCATCGCCGTCTTTGGTCTCTATCAAGCGATGTTTATGGCAAACGCAGGGGGAGCTTGGGACAACGCTAAAAAAGTGGTCGAAGTTGACTTGGGTGAAAAGGGCACAGCGCTCCACGCGGCAACTGTAGTGGGCGATACTGTTGGCGATCCGTACAAAGACACCTCTTCAGTTGCACTGAACCCTGTCATCAAATTCACGACGTTGTTTGGATTGTTGGCTGTGCAGATAGCTGCTTCGTCCGGCAGTATCGCCACTTACTTCGGAATTGGATTTTTTCTAGTAGGACTATTCTTCGTTTATCGATCATTTTACGGAATGCGTATTCATTCTTAG
- a CDS encoding DoxX family protein translates to MSLDVGLLILRLCFAGTMLVAHGLPKLMNFTTHSEKFPGLFGLPPFVAMSLATFAEFFCSALLVAGLLTRLATVPLIITMGVAFFIVHGADPFQAKELSFLYGLSFLTIFFVGPGRISMDRLLFKTF, encoded by the coding sequence ATTTCGCTAGATGTGGGACTATTGATTTTACGACTTTGTTTTGCTGGTACGATGTTAGTCGCCCACGGATTACCCAAGCTCATGAACTTTACAACACACTCGGAAAAATTTCCGGGCCTCTTTGGGCTTCCTCCTTTTGTTGCTATGTCGCTGGCAACATTTGCCGAGTTTTTCTGTTCGGCACTTTTAGTGGCAGGGCTGCTTACTCGACTAGCAACTGTTCCACTTATCATAACTATGGGTGTGGCATTTTTTATTGTTCACGGAGCTGATCCGTTTCAAGCGAAGGAACTTTCGTTCTTATATGGTCTATCGTTTCTGACTATCTTCTTTGTCGGCCCGGGCCGCATTTCGATGGATCGGCTTTTGTTCAAAACCTTTTAA
- a CDS encoding HlyC/CorC family transporter, with the protein MSEIFVVAVCLIVNGLLAAIEMAFVTVTRVRLRDLAQKGSTAAKEILELRESPERTLSVLQIGITGVGAIAAAVGGGGAVQSISPWLLGQTNLSETAAQVISIVFVVVPITFLSVVVGELVPKTFALRSPTPIVLAAAKPLRILDTLMSPLVTVFEKATHLLLRLLPGPSKSDLQKDQSVATLDMLNVSSSTKQYVINLVEVERKFVRHIYLPWSRVDFVKHSDDVASVVKVVISSGHTRLPVVDGESVVGIINTKEIIAFREQGNTDWTQLIRPTITISDHFSLLKTLRIMQSRKSHLGVVHSLDSKLLGIVTLEDIVEEIFGDIFDEDDDGLLKKVLANSAKLKNRTRGL; encoded by the coding sequence ATGTCTGAAATTTTTGTGGTCGCCGTTTGCTTGATTGTAAACGGATTATTAGCGGCGATCGAAATGGCCTTCGTCACTGTTACTCGCGTTAGACTGCGAGATCTCGCCCAAAAGGGTTCTACAGCTGCAAAAGAAATCTTAGAATTACGAGAAAGCCCCGAGCGGACTCTTTCTGTTCTTCAAATCGGTATTACCGGGGTGGGGGCAATTGCAGCAGCCGTCGGAGGGGGTGGTGCGGTTCAGTCGATTAGTCCGTGGCTTTTGGGCCAAACCAATCTTTCTGAAACTGCCGCTCAGGTCATTTCAATAGTTTTTGTGGTGGTACCAATAACCTTTCTTAGTGTGGTGGTTGGTGAACTGGTACCTAAGACGTTTGCTCTTAGAAGCCCTACGCCTATTGTTTTGGCTGCAGCGAAACCACTTCGCATCCTCGATACGTTGATGTCTCCACTGGTAACTGTATTTGAGAAAGCCACACACTTGCTCTTAAGACTGCTGCCTGGTCCTTCGAAATCAGATCTTCAAAAAGACCAGAGTGTCGCGACTCTTGATATGTTAAATGTTTCTAGCTCGACGAAACAATACGTGATCAATCTTGTCGAGGTAGAGCGAAAGTTTGTGCGTCACATATACTTGCCTTGGTCGCGTGTGGACTTTGTCAAACACAGTGACGATGTGGCTTCGGTTGTGAAAGTTGTTATCTCTTCTGGGCACACACGACTTCCTGTTGTCGACGGTGAGAGTGTTGTAGGAATCATAAACACAAAAGAGATTATCGCCTTTCGTGAGCAAGGTAATACTGACTGGACGCAGTTGATTCGGCCAACCATTACAATTTCTGATCATTTTTCACTCTTAAAAACATTGCGGATTATGCAATCTCGCAAAAGTCACCTTGGAGTTGTGCATTCCCTAGACAGTAAACTTCTGGGAATTGTCACTTTAGAGGATATCGTTGAAGAAATCTTCGGGGACATTTTTGACGAAGACGATGATGGGCTATTAAAGAAAGTCTTAGCAAATTCTGCGAAGCTCAAAAACCGAACAAGAGGGCTTTAA
- a CDS encoding dTDP-4-amino-4,6-dideoxygalactose transaminase, with protein MTVPFSRPTIAGKELEYLQQALDQRRWSGDQIFSQKCEQLLETLLAAPKVMVVPSCTAGLEMAAMLIDVQPGDEIILPSFTFVSTANAFVLRGAKLVFVDVRPDTLNIDERLIESAITAKTKAICVVHYAGVSVEMNPVLEVAKKHGLYVIEDAAQAIDSFYFDRPLGTLGDLAAFSFHETKNISCGEGGALIINDAKWTLPAEIIREKGTNRSQFFRGEVDKYTWVGPGSSYLTSEFTSAVLLAQLESIKKICDARRDLWQKYHLALEDLESRGKLSRQVVPSHCKANGHIYWIMLEGPDIRDSVIKKLREQGIVATFHYQSLHTTKIGRAQSGICNELPVTENASDCLLRLPLYNDMPNPEAIVEQLAKAL; from the coding sequence ATCACTGTACCTTTTTCTAGACCGACTATTGCAGGCAAAGAACTTGAGTATTTGCAGCAAGCTTTAGATCAAAGACGTTGGTCGGGTGATCAAATTTTTTCTCAAAAGTGTGAACAACTGCTTGAGACATTATTAGCGGCGCCCAAGGTTATGGTGGTTCCAAGCTGCACTGCTGGGCTTGAAATGGCTGCGATGCTGATAGATGTTCAGCCTGGCGACGAGATCATCCTACCGTCTTTCACTTTTGTATCAACCGCCAATGCTTTCGTTCTTAGAGGTGCGAAACTCGTCTTTGTAGATGTAAGGCCAGATACCCTCAATATCGACGAAAGACTTATAGAATCTGCAATCACTGCTAAAACCAAAGCCATCTGCGTTGTTCATTACGCTGGGGTTTCTGTCGAAATGAACCCGGTTTTAGAAGTCGCGAAAAAGCACGGCCTCTATGTTATTGAAGATGCCGCCCAGGCTATCGACTCATTTTATTTCGACAGGCCACTGGGAACACTCGGGGATTTAGCTGCTTTTAGCTTTCATGAAACAAAAAACATCTCATGTGGTGAGGGAGGCGCACTCATCATCAATGACGCTAAGTGGACACTTCCGGCTGAAATCATAAGAGAAAAGGGAACGAATCGAAGTCAGTTTTTTAGAGGTGAAGTCGACAAGTACACTTGGGTGGGCCCCGGTAGCTCGTATTTAACTTCAGAATTTACAAGCGCTGTATTGTTGGCTCAGCTAGAATCGATAAAGAAAATTTGCGATGCTCGCAGGGATCTCTGGCAAAAGTACCACCTCGCGCTTGAAGACCTAGAATCGCGCGGTAAACTTTCACGGCAGGTTGTACCTTCACACTGCAAAGCGAACGGTCATATTTACTGGATCATGTTAGAAGGACCCGACATTCGAGACAGCGTGATCAAAAAACTGAGAGAACAAGGCATCGTAGCTACTTTTCACTATCAATCGCTGCACACAACGAAAATCGGGAGAGCACAATCTGGCATTTGCAATGAATTGCCTGTTACAGAAAACGCTTCGGACTGCTTGCTGAGATTGCCACTCTACAACGACATGCCGAATCCTGAAGCCATAGTGGAACAGCTGGCAAAAGCCCTTTAA